Proteins encoded by one window of Streptomyces sp. NBC_01571:
- a CDS encoding putative protein N(5)-glutamine methyltransferase, producing MPSPSDSVVAALRAAGCVFAEDEAELILTTARTPDEVTAMVDRRVSGLPLEHVVGWARFHGLRISVEPGVFVPRRRTEFLVDQAVALARNVSLVVDLCCGSGAVGAALAASLDGPELHAADIDPAAVRCARRNVAPFGGQVHQGDLYAALPDTLRGRVDVLAANVPYVPTDEVGLLPPEARDHEPLTALDGGADGLDVLRRVAAEAPRWLAPGGSLLVETSEPQAPLAVEAFARSGLIAGLAVSDELYANVVIGTRP from the coding sequence ATGCCTTCCCCATCCGATTCCGTTGTCGCCGCTCTCCGTGCCGCAGGCTGTGTCTTCGCCGAGGACGAGGCGGAGTTGATACTCACCACCGCCCGCACCCCGGACGAGGTCACCGCCATGGTGGACCGGCGCGTCTCGGGCCTGCCCCTCGAACACGTCGTCGGCTGGGCCCGGTTCCACGGTCTGCGTATCTCCGTGGAACCGGGTGTGTTCGTGCCGCGCCGCCGTACCGAGTTCCTCGTCGACCAGGCCGTAGCCCTGGCCCGGAACGTCTCCCTCGTCGTGGATCTGTGCTGTGGCTCGGGCGCGGTCGGCGCCGCGCTGGCGGCGTCCCTCGACGGACCCGAACTGCACGCCGCCGACATCGACCCGGCGGCGGTCCGCTGTGCCCGCCGCAACGTCGCGCCCTTCGGGGGCCAGGTCCACCAGGGCGACCTGTACGCGGCTCTGCCCGACACCCTGCGCGGTCGCGTGGACGTCCTCGCCGCCAACGTGCCGTACGTCCCCACGGACGAGGTCGGTCTGCTGCCGCCGGAGGCCCGCGACCACGAGCCGCTCACCGCCCTCGACGGTGGCGCGGACGGCCTCGACGTCCTGCGCCGGGTGGCCGCGGAGGCCCCCCGCTGGCTGGCCCCCGGCGGCAGCCTCCTGGTCGAGACGAGCGAACCCCAGGCGCCCCTGGCCGTGGAGGCCTTCGCGCGCAGCGGCCTGATCGCCGGCCTGGCCGTCTCCGACGAGTTGTACGCCAACGTCGTGATCGGCACCAGACCCTGA
- a CDS encoding NADP-dependent oxidoreductase yields MPKAYVFTRYGGPEAEALVDRDRPSPGAGQVLVAVRAAGVNPVDWKQRTGYRRPGAAAPELPAVFGNEVAGVVEETGPDVTGFAVGDEVFGNPVAGGYADYALLPTTVTAHKPAALSFTDAATLPVAAATAYDAIQQLGLPSGATVLITGVGGGVGVAAAQIAQVLGLRVVGLASDGKKDFVESLGAVHVPAGPGLAERVRAAAPDGVDGVLDLVGGEVLEAAATLLADRTKLITGADRETVARLGGAGVERARTSAVLDAVARLVVDGRLRPFVTATFPLDRAAEALRAVEDGHARGKIVIEVAR; encoded by the coding sequence ATGCCCAAGGCGTACGTCTTCACCCGGTACGGCGGCCCCGAGGCCGAGGCCCTGGTGGACCGGGACCGGCCGAGCCCGGGAGCCGGCCAGGTGCTCGTCGCCGTCCGTGCGGCGGGTGTGAACCCCGTCGACTGGAAGCAGCGGACGGGCTACCGCCGTCCCGGCGCCGCGGCCCCCGAGCTGCCGGCCGTGTTCGGGAACGAGGTCGCGGGAGTGGTCGAGGAGACCGGCCCCGACGTGACCGGGTTCGCGGTGGGGGACGAGGTCTTCGGCAACCCGGTGGCCGGCGGATACGCCGACTACGCCCTGCTGCCCACGACGGTGACCGCCCACAAGCCCGCCGCGCTCTCGTTCACGGACGCGGCGACACTCCCCGTCGCGGCGGCGACGGCGTACGACGCGATCCAGCAGCTCGGCCTGCCCTCCGGCGCGACCGTGCTGATCACGGGCGTGGGCGGCGGCGTGGGCGTCGCGGCCGCGCAGATCGCGCAGGTTCTCGGGCTGCGCGTGGTGGGGCTCGCGAGCGATGGCAAGAAGGACTTCGTCGAGTCGCTCGGCGCGGTGCACGTCCCGGCCGGCCCCGGCCTGGCCGAGCGGGTGCGGGCGGCGGCGCCGGACGGGGTGGACGGTGTCCTCGACCTCGTCGGAGGTGAGGTGCTGGAGGCCGCGGCGACCCTGCTGGCCGACCGGACGAAGCTGATCACCGGAGCCGACCGGGAGACGGTCGCGCGGCTCGGCGGAGCGGGCGTCGAGCGGGCCCGTACGTCCGCCGTCCTCGACGCGGTGGCACGGCTCGTGGTCGACGGCCGGCTCCGGCCCTTCGTGACCGCGACGTTCCCGCTGGACCGGGCCGCCGAAGCGCTGCGCGCGGTCGAGGACGGCCATGCGCGCGGCAAGATCGTGATCGAGGTCGCCCGATGA
- a CDS encoding NADPH-dependent 2,4-dienoyl-CoA reductase, giving the protein MSRYPHLLNPLDLGFTTLPNRVLMGSMHVGLEEAERGFERMAEFYATRARGGVGLMVTGGIAPNEAGRPYEGGAKLTTDAEAEQHAEITAAVHREGGKIAMQILHFGRYAYHQDLVAPSALQAPISPFTPHALTDAEVEQTIDDYARAARLAQRAGYDGVEIMGSEGYLINEFIALQTNRREDRWGGSYENRMRFPVEIVRRVREAVGENFIIIYRLSMLDLVPGGSSLDEVITLARAVEAAGATIINTGIGWHEARIPTIATSVPRGAYAWVTKKVMGAVSVPLVTTNRINTPEIAERLLADGHADMVSLARPMLADPDFVAKAAAGQPEAINTCIGCNQACLDHTFSGRITSCLVNPRACHETELVLAPTRLRKRVAVVGAGPAGLACAVSAAERGHDVTLYDAAGEIGGQLNVARKVPGKQEFDETIRYFRTQLERHGVDVRLNTRVAAGDVSGYDEVVIATGVLPRTPEIPGVDHPSVVGYLDVLRDEAPVGDRVAILGAGGIGFDVAEYLTDGGDKASEDPATYFRNWGVDMDYRAPGGLGTPERSAPPRTVHLLQRKASKVGAGLGKTTGWIHRTELKHRGVTMVPGVQYDRIDDAGLHVTVDGAGQVLEVDTIVLCTGQEPRRDLYDELSAAGHSVHLIGGADVAAELDAKRAVKQGTELAAAL; this is encoded by the coding sequence ATGAGCCGTTACCCGCACCTGCTGAACCCGCTCGACCTGGGATTCACCACGCTCCCCAACCGCGTGCTCATGGGCTCCATGCACGTGGGTCTGGAGGAGGCCGAGCGAGGCTTCGAGCGGATGGCGGAGTTCTACGCCACCCGGGCCCGCGGCGGTGTCGGCCTCATGGTCACCGGTGGCATCGCGCCCAACGAGGCGGGACGGCCCTACGAGGGTGGCGCGAAGCTGACCACCGACGCCGAGGCCGAGCAGCACGCCGAGATCACCGCCGCGGTGCACCGCGAGGGCGGGAAGATCGCGATGCAGATCCTGCACTTCGGGCGGTACGCCTACCACCAGGACCTGGTCGCGCCCAGCGCCCTGCAGGCACCGATCAGCCCGTTCACCCCGCACGCGCTCACCGATGCCGAGGTCGAGCAGACGATCGACGACTACGCGCGTGCCGCCCGGCTCGCGCAGCGGGCCGGCTACGACGGCGTCGAGATCATGGGCTCCGAGGGCTACCTGATCAACGAGTTCATCGCCCTCCAGACCAACCGGCGCGAGGACCGCTGGGGCGGCTCCTACGAGAACCGGATGCGCTTCCCCGTCGAGATCGTCCGCCGGGTGCGCGAGGCCGTCGGCGAGAACTTCATCATCATCTACCGCCTTTCAATGCTGGACCTGGTGCCCGGCGGCTCCTCGCTGGACGAGGTGATCACACTCGCCCGGGCCGTGGAGGCCGCCGGAGCCACGATCATCAACACCGGCATCGGCTGGCACGAGGCCCGTATCCCCACCATCGCCACCTCCGTCCCGCGCGGCGCGTACGCCTGGGTGACCAAGAAGGTGATGGGCGCCGTCTCCGTCCCCCTCGTGACCACCAACCGCATCAACACCCCCGAAATCGCGGAGCGGTTGCTGGCGGACGGCCACGCCGACATGGTGTCGCTCGCCCGGCCGATGCTCGCCGACCCCGACTTCGTCGCCAAGGCGGCGGCCGGGCAGCCGGAGGCCATCAACACCTGCATCGGCTGCAACCAGGCCTGCCTCGACCACACCTTCAGCGGCCGGATCACCTCGTGCCTGGTCAACCCGCGGGCCTGCCACGAGACCGAGCTGGTCCTCGCCCCGACCCGGCTGCGCAAGCGCGTGGCCGTGGTGGGCGCGGGCCCCGCCGGACTGGCCTGCGCGGTCTCCGCGGCCGAGCGCGGCCACGACGTCACGCTCTACGACGCCGCGGGCGAGATCGGCGGCCAGCTGAACGTGGCCCGCAAGGTCCCCGGCAAGCAGGAGTTCGACGAGACGATCCGGTACTTCCGGACCCAGCTCGAACGGCACGGCGTGGACGTGCGGTTGAACACCCGAGTCGCCGCCGGTGACGTGTCCGGCTACGACGAGGTCGTGATCGCCACCGGCGTGCTTCCGCGGACCCCCGAGATACCCGGTGTCGACCACCCCAGTGTCGTCGGCTACCTCGACGTCCTGCGGGACGAGGCCCCTGTCGGCGACCGGGTCGCGATCCTCGGCGCCGGCGGCATCGGCTTCGACGTCGCCGAGTACCTCACCGACGGCGGCGACAAGGCGAGCGAGGACCCGGCGACGTACTTCCGCAACTGGGGCGTCGACATGGACTACCGCGCCCCCGGCGGCCTCGGCACGCCCGAGCGGTCCGCACCGCCGCGCACCGTCCACCTCCTGCAGCGCAAGGCCTCAAAGGTCGGCGCCGGACTCGGCAAGACCACGGGCTGGATCCACCGCACCGAGCTCAAGCACCGCGGCGTCACCATGGTTCCGGGCGTCCAGTACGACCGTATCGACGACGCCGGACTGCACGTCACCGTCGACGGCGCGGGCCAGGTGCTGGAGGTCGACACCATCGTGCTGTGCACCGGGCAGGAGCCCCGTCGTGACCTGTACGACGAGCTGTCCGCCGCGGGGCACAGCGTGCACCTGATCGGTGGTGCCGACGTGGCCGCCGAGCTGGACGCCAAGCGGGCCGTCAAGCAGGGCACGGAGCTCGCGGCGGCGTTGTAG
- a CDS encoding ferredoxin reductase produces the protein MPGRIAVSGQTAATWRDATLTGVRRETPRAATFRFAVPGWPGHLPGQHLMLRLTAADGYVAQRHYSIASPPDDTGHIELTLDHVEGGEVSGWFHTVAAPGDTVEVRGPLSGFFAWPGDRPALLVGAGSGVVPLMSMLRHHRVRGLDVPLRLLVSTRSPEELIYAREYGVETTAVFTRDAPTGVAVGRLTAAHVSPLLAERPPGGWEAYVCGSNGFAEHASRLLVEAGQPVDRIRIERFG, from the coding sequence GTGCCGGGGCGGATCGCCGTGAGCGGCCAGACCGCCGCCACCTGGCGCGACGCCACCCTCACCGGCGTCCGCCGGGAGACACCGCGCGCCGCCACCTTCCGGTTCGCGGTACCGGGCTGGCCGGGGCACCTGCCCGGCCAGCACCTGATGCTGCGGCTGACCGCCGCGGACGGCTATGTGGCGCAGCGCCACTACTCCATCGCGTCACCGCCCGACGACACCGGGCACATCGAACTCACCCTCGACCACGTCGAGGGCGGTGAGGTCTCCGGCTGGTTCCACACGGTGGCCGCGCCCGGGGACACGGTCGAGGTCCGGGGGCCGCTCAGCGGGTTCTTCGCCTGGCCCGGCGACCGGCCGGCGCTGCTCGTCGGCGCCGGCTCGGGTGTCGTACCGCTGATGTCGATGCTGCGCCACCACCGGGTGCGGGGGCTGGACGTGCCGTTGCGCCTGCTCGTCTCCACGCGTAGCCCCGAGGAGCTGATCTACGCGCGGGAGTACGGCGTGGAGACCACGGCCGTCTTCACCCGTGACGCCCCGACGGGTGTGGCGGTCGGACGTCTGACGGCCGCACATGTGTCACCGCTCCTGGCAGAACGGCCTCCCGGTGGGTGGGAGGCCTATGTGTGCGGCTCCAACGGGTTCGCCGAACACGCGTCGCGGTTGCTGGTGGAGGCGGGGCAGCCCGTGGACCGCATCCGCATCGAGCGCTTCGGCTGA
- a CDS encoding GntR family transcriptional regulator produces MARTSHPSDIRPSDPPAQDVHPSAQEPRYSRIATQLLGELRDGTVPPGERLPGERELATRFGVSRETVRQALQQLRLAGLVSTDRRGSHATLPGTHAEHIPSLDFPVGAHSREPCGVRHASVTWEAPPPEHALALGLAPRRPTLVHRYESAAADGSGLRTAVTSFSAVAVTEVEELARYRDRADGTASAQLRRAYDWMRRAGLTLHHRDAITRLPQSVLVTRRVHDQYDRPLEITDLVVEAQQDALVYEFTLPAAG; encoded by the coding sequence ATGGCCCGCACCAGCCACCCGTCCGACATCCGTCCGTCCGACCCGCCCGCGCAGGACGTCCACCCCTCCGCCCAGGAACCCCGGTACTCGCGGATCGCCACCCAGCTCCTCGGCGAACTCCGCGACGGCACCGTTCCGCCCGGCGAACGACTGCCGGGAGAGCGGGAGTTGGCGACCAGGTTCGGGGTCAGCCGGGAGACCGTACGCCAGGCACTGCAGCAGCTGCGACTGGCCGGGCTGGTCTCCACCGACCGGCGCGGCAGCCACGCGACACTCCCCGGCACCCACGCCGAGCACATCCCGTCGCTGGACTTCCCGGTCGGCGCGCACAGCCGGGAACCGTGCGGTGTCCGGCACGCGAGTGTGACCTGGGAGGCACCCCCGCCCGAGCACGCCCTGGCACTCGGGCTCGCGCCGCGCCGCCCGACCCTCGTGCACCGCTACGAGTCGGCCGCGGCGGACGGCAGCGGACTGCGTACGGCCGTCACCTCCTTCTCCGCGGTCGCCGTGACGGAGGTGGAGGAACTCGCCCGCTACCGCGACCGCGCGGACGGCACCGCCTCGGCGCAGCTGCGGCGGGCCTACGACTGGATGCGCAGGGCCGGGCTGACCCTGCACCACCGGGACGCGATCACCCGGCTCCCCCAGTCCGTGCTGGTCACCCGGCGCGTGCACGACCAGTACGACCGGCCCCTGGAGATCACCGACCTGGTCGTGGAGGCCCAACAGGATGCACTCGTCTATGAGTTCACCCTTCCGGCGGCCGGCTGA
- a CDS encoding phosphatidylinositol-specific phospholipase C domain-containing protein, giving the protein MRRHVRVLARTGIAVATAGAVALTTSPGASATDLSYSSSTSVGVHNSYDKAKYPYFADALDSGAGMLELDVWTNAFGASWRVSHSNPIGNDNNCENAANASELRAKSVNRDLGGCLSDIRAWHDAHPGHRPIQLKIEMKDGFAANIGRGPTQLDALLTAKLGDALLRPADVVGSHPDLDSAVQADGWPARSALAGKFVVELIPGTVEESNPLDSLWTDREYATHLRDLAAAGRLREASAFPAVHGAAAGDPRTRYTDTTIRPWFVMYDGDAAAYAGGTIATAWYDERHYLVVMTDAQNVPPAIDGTNPTQAQAQERVALLAARHASVVSADWYPLPAVLATVVPRGTAG; this is encoded by the coding sequence ATGCGCAGACATGTGAGGGTCCTGGCACGTACGGGGATCGCGGTGGCGACGGCGGGAGCCGTCGCCCTGACCACCTCGCCCGGGGCGAGTGCCACGGACCTCTCGTACTCCTCCAGCACCTCCGTGGGTGTCCACAACTCCTACGACAAGGCGAAGTACCCCTACTTCGCCGACGCGTTGGACTCCGGCGCCGGGATGCTGGAACTGGACGTGTGGACCAACGCGTTCGGGGCCTCCTGGCGCGTCTCGCACAGCAACCCGATCGGCAACGACAACAACTGCGAGAACGCGGCGAACGCCTCCGAGCTGCGCGCCAAGTCCGTCAACCGCGATCTCGGCGGCTGCCTCTCCGACATCCGGGCGTGGCACGACGCGCACCCGGGGCACCGGCCGATCCAGCTGAAGATCGAGATGAAGGACGGCTTCGCGGCCAACATCGGCCGCGGACCCACCCAGTTGGACGCCCTGCTGACGGCGAAACTCGGCGACGCGCTGCTGCGTCCTGCCGACGTCGTGGGGTCCCACCCCGACCTGGACTCGGCCGTCCAGGCGGACGGCTGGCCCGCCCGTTCGGCGCTCGCCGGCAAGTTCGTCGTCGAGCTCATTCCCGGCACCGTCGAGGAGAGCAACCCCCTCGACTCGCTCTGGACGGACCGCGAGTACGCCACCCACCTCCGCGACCTCGCCGCCGCCGGCCGGCTGCGCGAGGCGTCCGCCTTCCCCGCCGTGCACGGCGCGGCCGCGGGCGACCCGCGCACCCGCTACACCGACACGACCATCCGCCCCTGGTTCGTGATGTACGACGGCGACGCCGCCGCCTACGCGGGCGGCACGATCGCCACCGCCTGGTACGACGAGCGCCACTACCTCGTCGTCATGACCGACGCACAGAACGTGCCCCCCGCCATCGACGGCACCAACCCCACCCAGGCCCAGGCACAGGAACGCGTCGCTCTCCTCGCCGCACGGCACGCCAGCGTGGTGTCGGCGGACTGGTACCCCCTGCCCGCCGTACTCGCGACGGTCGTACCGCGCGGAACGGCGGGCTGA
- a CDS encoding universal stress protein, with the protein MSTGTRSITVGIDGSPASLDAADWAAREARRRRLPLRLLHAGTGPAVSGRVPDVDVPAGRTRTALDRAAIQLSYAHPGLDIIARRTGTPAVQALLAAAADTETLVVGSRGATGFAGFQVGAVALAVTARAERPVVLVRAGELPEDERTPVTGGSPPDSAPYLPVVLGLDVDRPADDLIRYAFDTAALRSAPLHVVHAWTRAEAYAQGARAPRPEDSAERGDGEGRALAGTLQPWRRRFPGTTVREHAVQGHPGPHLLRASARAGLLVVGRATGTGPGRAVRSLIRHAPCAVAVVPHG; encoded by the coding sequence ATGAGCACCGGCACACGCTCCATCACCGTCGGCATCGACGGCTCGCCGGCCAGCCTCGACGCCGCCGACTGGGCCGCCCGGGAGGCCAGGCGCCGCCGGCTGCCCCTGCGGCTGCTGCACGCGGGGACCGGGCCGGCCGTCTCCGGCCGGGTCCCCGACGTCGACGTCCCCGCGGGCCGCACCCGCACCGCACTCGACCGGGCGGCCATCCAACTCTCCTACGCGCACCCGGGGTTGGACATCATCGCCCGCCGCACCGGGACACCCGCGGTGCAGGCCCTGCTGGCCGCCGCCGCGGACACGGAGACCCTGGTCGTCGGTTCACGCGGCGCCACCGGCTTCGCGGGTTTCCAGGTCGGTGCGGTCGCCCTGGCCGTCACGGCCCGTGCCGAACGCCCGGTCGTGCTGGTACGCGCGGGTGAACTCCCCGAGGACGAACGGACGCCCGTCACCGGCGGCTCACCGCCCGACTCGGCCCCCTACCTGCCCGTGGTCCTCGGACTCGACGTGGACCGTCCGGCCGACGACCTGATCCGCTACGCGTTCGACACGGCCGCGCTCCGTTCCGCGCCGCTGCACGTGGTGCACGCGTGGACCCGGGCCGAGGCGTACGCCCAGGGCGCCCGCGCGCCCCGGCCCGAGGACTCGGCCGAGCGCGGTGACGGCGAGGGCCGGGCGCTGGCCGGCACCCTCCAGCCGTGGCGCCGCAGGTTCCCTGGGACGACGGTGCGCGAGCACGCGGTCCAGGGCCACCCGGGACCTCACCTCCTGAGGGCGTCCGCACGGGCCGGCCTGCTGGTCGTGGGGCGCGCGACGGGCACCGGGCCGGGGCGGGCCGTGCGCTCGCTGATCCGGCACGCCCCGTGCGCCGTGGCGGTGGTTCCGCACGGCTGA
- a CDS encoding MarR family winged helix-turn-helix transcriptional regulator, protein MKAGEGPDETVVTTGGSAGAAVETIQREMTAFARRARASAGRMHPELSLVSYTLLGHLEESGGCRATDLAAHYALDKSTVSRQVAVLERAGLIERRLDPDDHRVQVLHLTEAGTRILAQVTESRRIAFRERLADWPPEDLERFATYLVRYNTASGASRASDRKVPES, encoded by the coding sequence ATGAAGGCAGGCGAAGGGCCCGATGAGACCGTCGTCACCACCGGCGGGTCGGCCGGGGCGGCCGTGGAGACCATCCAGCGCGAGATGACGGCCTTCGCCCGGCGCGCCAGGGCCTCGGCGGGGCGCATGCACCCGGAGCTGTCGCTCGTCTCGTACACGCTGCTCGGCCACCTGGAGGAGAGCGGCGGCTGCCGTGCCACCGACCTGGCCGCGCACTACGCGCTGGACAAGTCCACGGTGAGCCGTCAGGTGGCGGTGCTGGAGCGGGCCGGGCTCATCGAGCGCCGGCTCGACCCGGACGACCACCGGGTACAGGTGCTGCATCTGACCGAGGCGGGCACCCGGATCCTGGCCCAGGTCACGGAGAGCCGCCGGATCGCCTTCCGCGAGCGGCTCGCGGACTGGCCGCCGGAGGATCTGGAGCGGTTCGCCACGTATCTGGTGCGGTACAACACGGCTTCCGGGGCGTCCAGGGCGTCCGACCGGAAGGTGCCGGAGAGCTGA
- a CDS encoding sulfite oxidase-like oxidoreductase, which yields MNVTRGFTGRPRVHRTGLPPGQYDAGDDWPVLSAEVTPALAAADWTFRIDGLVAEPHTWDWERAHALPASAYEGDIHCVTSWSKFGVRFGGVSLDAFLAVVRPHGSATHVVAYSHTGYTTNLPLTDLTGGRAWIAWEYEGKPLPAEHGGPARLIVPHLYFWKSAKWIAGLRLLDHDEPGFWEQNGYHARGNPWEEQRYSGD from the coding sequence ATGAACGTCACCCGAGGTTTCACCGGACGCCCGCGCGTCCACCGCACCGGGCTGCCGCCCGGCCAGTACGACGCGGGCGACGACTGGCCCGTGCTGTCCGCCGAGGTCACGCCCGCTCTCGCGGCCGCCGACTGGACCTTCCGGATCGACGGTCTGGTGGCCGAGCCGCACACCTGGGACTGGGAGCGGGCACACGCGTTGCCCGCCTCGGCGTACGAGGGCGACATCCACTGTGTGACGAGCTGGTCGAAGTTCGGGGTGCGCTTCGGCGGTGTCTCGCTCGACGCGTTCCTGGCAGTGGTTCGCCCGCATGGAAGCGCCACCCATGTGGTCGCCTACTCGCACACCGGGTACACCACGAACCTCCCGCTCACCGACCTCACCGGCGGCCGTGCCTGGATCGCCTGGGAGTACGAGGGGAAGCCGCTGCCCGCCGAGCACGGTGGCCCGGCGCGCCTGATCGTGCCGCACCTGTACTTCTGGAAGAGCGCCAAGTGGATCGCGGGCCTGCGGCTCCTGGACCACGACGAGCCGGGCTTCTGGGAGCAGAACGGCTACCACGCGCGCGGCAATCCCTGGGAGGAGCAGCGGTACTCCGGTGACTGA
- a CDS encoding GNAT family N-acetyltransferase: MSDARTAAAHPLDNPALGSLTGPHAHFAERRGRVLRYPVDVSPWLALPDAPDADDWADLAALVGPGGEAPLAGFNGRTPDGWELTFSIDGVQLVDAGLAAAPDAEAVRLGSADVPEMLDLVERTRPGPFLARTVELGTYLGIRRGGALIAMAGERLHPPGWTEISAVCTDPDFRGQGLASRLILAVAHGIRERGETPFLHTAAGNTGAIRLYESLGFELRRTTRFLAARVPEHLADGQTVGAR; encoded by the coding sequence ATGAGCGACGCCCGCACCGCAGCCGCGCACCCGCTGGACAACCCCGCCCTCGGTTCGCTGACCGGCCCGCACGCCCACTTCGCCGAACGCCGCGGCCGCGTCCTGCGCTACCCCGTCGACGTGTCCCCGTGGCTGGCCCTGCCCGACGCGCCGGACGCGGACGACTGGGCGGACCTCGCGGCCCTCGTGGGTCCGGGCGGCGAGGCTCCGCTTGCCGGGTTCAACGGGCGGACCCCGGACGGCTGGGAGCTGACCTTCAGCATCGACGGCGTCCAGCTCGTCGACGCCGGGCTCGCCGCGGCGCCGGACGCCGAAGCGGTCCGGCTCGGCTCCGCCGACGTACCGGAGATGCTCGACCTGGTGGAGCGCACCAGGCCCGGCCCCTTCCTGGCGCGCACCGTCGAACTCGGCACCTACCTCGGGATCCGCCGGGGCGGTGCGCTGATCGCCATGGCGGGGGAGCGGTTGCATCCGCCGGGCTGGACCGAGATCAGCGCGGTCTGCACCGACCCGGACTTCCGCGGCCAGGGCTTGGCGTCCCGGCTGATCCTCGCTGTCGCGCACGGGATCCGGGAGCGGGGCGAGACGCCGTTCCTGCACACCGCCGCGGGGAACACCGGCGCGATCCGGCTCTACGAGTCCCTGGGCTTCGAGCTGCGCCGCACGACCCGCTTCCTGGCCGCGCGGGTACCCGAACACCTGGCGGACGGGCAGACCGTGGGAGCCCGCTGA
- a CDS encoding acetylxylan esterase: MALFDLPLDELRAYRSASAEPEDFDAFWAKTLEETREHGLDARFEPVETHLRTVEVYDVTYAGFGGHPVKGWLTLPAGADAPLPAVVEFVGYGGGRGLPHTHLLWASAGFAHFVMDTRGQGSAWGGGETPDPVGSAPAYPGYMTRGIDAPENYYYRRVFTDGVRAVEAVRSHPLVDPARTAAVGASQGGGITIAVGGLVPDLAAIAPDVPFLCDFPRATTLTDRHPYREIGSYLKTHRGRADDVRRTLSYFDGVHFAARGTAPALFSAGLEDQTCPPSTVFAAFNAWAHEEKTIEVYDFNDHEGGGPYQEAAQLQWLPSYL, from the coding sequence ATGGCCCTGTTCGACCTCCCACTCGACGAGCTCCGCGCGTATCGCAGTGCCTCCGCCGAGCCCGAGGACTTCGACGCCTTCTGGGCCAAGACCCTCGAAGAGACACGTGAACACGGCCTGGACGCCCGCTTCGAACCCGTCGAAACTCACCTCAGGACCGTCGAGGTGTACGACGTCACGTACGCCGGGTTCGGCGGGCACCCCGTCAAGGGCTGGCTCACCCTGCCGGCCGGGGCCGACGCGCCGCTGCCCGCGGTCGTCGAGTTCGTCGGGTACGGCGGCGGCCGCGGCCTCCCGCACACGCATCTGCTGTGGGCCTCGGCGGGCTTCGCGCACTTCGTGATGGACACGCGTGGCCAGGGCAGCGCCTGGGGCGGTGGCGAGACCCCGGACCCGGTGGGCAGCGCGCCCGCGTACCCCGGCTACATGACCCGTGGCATCGACGCGCCCGAGAACTACTACTACCGCCGGGTGTTCACCGACGGGGTGCGCGCGGTGGAGGCGGTCCGCTCGCACCCGCTGGTCGACCCGGCGCGCACCGCGGCCGTCGGCGCGAGCCAGGGCGGCGGCATCACGATCGCGGTGGGCGGTCTCGTCCCCGACCTGGCCGCGATCGCTCCCGATGTGCCGTTCCTGTGCGACTTCCCGCGCGCGACGACGTTGACCGACCGGCATCCGTACCGGGAGATCGGCAGCTACCTCAAGACCCACCGCGGGCGCGCCGACGACGTCCGGCGCACCCTCTCCTACTTCGACGGGGTCCACTTCGCGGCACGCGGCACCGCGCCGGCGCTCTTCTCGGCCGGCCTGGAGGACCAGACCTGCCCGCCGTCCACGGTCTTCGCCGCGTTCAACGCCTGGGCGCACGAGGAGAAGACGATCGAGGTCTACGACTTCAACGACCACGAGGGCGGCGGCCCCTACCAGGAGGCGGCCCAGCTCCAGTGGCTCCCCTCGTACCTTTAG